The DNA segment ACACGGCTTTGAGTTAATTTATCAGTCAATGTTGTCGCAAAATCCCGTATAGCATTCGAAACGATGGACCTGTCACCCGAAGGTTCTTCCCGGTGCTTGCTTGAAGAAATTTCTATTCCCTCAACCTGTGGGGCACAGAGATTGACAGCCACTGTATATTCCGTCTGATTACTGAATGTGGGCGCGATAGGAACCGGATTTAAAATACCACCATCAATGAGGTCATCTCCATTCAAACGATAAGGCTTGAAAATCAAAGGCAGGGAAATGGATGCCTTGATCGCTTCAAAAACCGGTCCTTGCCGAAACCACACCTCTTTCCTCTTAGAAATATTGGCAGCCACAGCTGTGAATTCAACAGGCAGATCTTCAATCAATGCTTCACCGACAAGATTACGGAGCGTATTGATAATTCGATCTCCCTTGATCAATCCATCCATACCAAAAGACACATCCATCAGTGCGAGCATGTCTGTTTTGGTAATTCCCCGCACCCATGTTTCAAATTCATCAAGCTGACCGATGGCATGAATCCCCCCAACCAAAGCCCCCATGGAACAGCCAGCTATGGCTTTTATCTCGTAGTCATTTTCTTCAAGCCACTTGATAATACCTATATGTGCTAATCCCCGCGCTCCGCCACTTCCGAGCACAAGTGAAATACTTTTTTTCTTCGCCATTGTTTCCATACCCTCTCATTACTTCGTTGTGGTACCTATCTCTCATATTTTAAAAAAGGGCAATTTATGCTCAGTCAGGTTTCACTTCCACTTTTGACTTGCACCTCCCGCTCTTTTAAGCGAACGTGTGAGGCCCGTTTACAGCACTTTATTGGAAAAAACCTTCATTCATATTTGGGTACAAAGATGACTGCCGACCTCTTCCCTTCCTATCGCGGTGACATGGAATACTTCTGCCTCGGTTGCGGAAAAAGATTTCCAACTGATGAACTTTACTACACCTGCCCGGACTGCGGCGGTGTGTTTCTGTTGGAGAACCTCGCATTCGATGAATTGAAAAAAACCTCCGGCGAAGAATGGCGAGCAATATTTGATGCACGCGCCGCTTCAAAGAAAACGGCTCTGCGAGGCATTTTTCGCTTCTATGAACTGATGGCGCCGGTCATTGACGAAGAGGATATTGTCTATTTGGGAGAAGGAAACACTCCTATTATCGAATCCAGCCCAACTCTCAGAGAATGCACCGGAATCAGAACAGCCTACAAGAACGACGGGCAAAATCCATCCGCATCCTTCAAGGACAGAGGAATGGCTTGTGGATTCTCCTATTTGCGCGCGCTCATCCGGAAACATGGCTGGGACCAGATTCTTACCGTTTGCGCTTCCACGGGTGACACTTCGGCAGCCGCAGCCTTGTATGCATCATACGTAGGTGACGCCATTCAATCCGTCGTGATCCTTCCCCATGGTAAAGTCACCCCGGCACAACTCGCCCAGCCCCTGGGGTCCGGTGCAGTCGTTCTTGAAGTCCCCGGAGTCTTTGACGACTGCATGAAGGTAGTGGAGCACCTGGCAGACAATTACCGCGTAGCGCTCCTGAACTCGAAGAATGCCTGGCGGATTCTCGGCCAGGAATCTTACGCCTTTGAATGCGCCCAATGGTTTGACTGGGACCTCAAAGACAAATGCATATTTGTTCCCATAGGCAATGCAGGCAATGTCACGGCAATAATGGCCGGTTTCCTCAAACTCCACGATCTGGGCATTATTACCGACTTACCACGTATTTTTGGTGTTCAATCCCACCATGCAGATCCTGTTTACCGTTACTATGCTGTGGACAACCCGGATGAACGCCACTACGCACCGGTAACCGTGACCCCATCCGTGGCCCAGGCCGCCATGATTGGCAATCCTGTTTCATTCCCCCGCGTCAAATACTTTGCTGAAAAATTCGAACACATTGGAGGCAAAGACTCTTTCCAGATCATTCAGGTCACTGAACAGCAGATCATGGATTCCATGATTCAGGCCAATAGAAATGGACACATTGCATGCACTCAGGGCGGCGAGACATTTGCCGGAGCCAAACGAGCTTTGGGACTGGGATTGCTCTCGGAAAAAGAGTTATGCATCCTCGACTCCACGGCTCATCAACTCAAATTTGTCGATTTCCAAAACATGTACTTCGACAATACATTCCCGCCGGAATTCGAGGTTTCTCCTGATACTTCCCTGGCCAACAGACCGGAGCTAGTCATCTCACCTGAAGAGAAAGCCACTCTTTCAGCCGATGAATATACACGGACCACGGCAGACACTATTGTCGCTAAACTTGGCTTGAAAAAGAAATAGCAGTCAAACGGATATCACTGACAGGATAACCATGAACTCTCATCAGAGATGACATGGTTATCTGCCCCAAAAGTCCGTGGAAAGAGATTCTAATGGCGAAAAAACAACGTGCAGATCAACTCCTGACTGGAGCAGGTCTGGCAGAGAGTCGTGAAAAGGCAAAACGCCAGATAATGGCAGGGAAAGTCCATTATATAGAGAATGGACAGAAGATACCTGTTGCAAAGCCAGGCCAGCAATTTCCACCGGAGACTGAATTTGTCGTACCGGAAGAAAACCAATATGTCTCGCGCGGGGCATACAAGATTCTGACAGCCATCGAAGAGTTTTCCATCAACTTTGAGGGAAAAACTGCATTGGATGCCGGAGCTTCCACCGGAGGATTTACCGATTGTATGCTTCAACACGGTGCCGTTAGGGTCTATGCAGCCGATGTGGGCTATGGCCAGCTGCATGAGAAATTGCGTCAGGATTCACGGGTAATCAATCTGGAGAGAACCAATATCCGTCATGCAACCGCAGAGCTTATCCCTGAACAGATTGATGTCATTGTAGCTGACGTCTCATTTATATCCCTGATCAAAATACTGCCAGCGTGCATGCAATTTCTCAAACCGGGAGGAGAGTTGGTGGTGCTTATCAAACCCCAATTCGAACTCGGACCGGGACAGACAGACAAAGGGGTTGTACGCGATGAAGGACTCCGCCAACAGGCTGTTCAGCTCGTCACCAATTTCTGCAGTGAAGAGCTTACTCTGACTATCAAAGGAATCGTGCCATCAAAAATTCTTGGACCAAAGGGGAACCAGGAGTACATGGCATATATGCAAGCTCCGGTTTGACTCCCTTCCGACGAAAGCTTTCCACTATCCCGACATGAACAGGATTGACTGAATGCCCCATCCCAACACCCCTTCCATTCTGACAATCACACTCTCCCCCATACCATGAACAGCACCCACGCTTTGCCAACTCTTCAGGCTCATTCACATCAGACCTGTCCGTGGTGGACTGAATTTTCTCTGATGAAAAAAAAAGGAACAGGGAACTCTCCGGCAAAGGCGCACGTACATGCCAGAGGAAAAGAAAAACATAGAATCATGAAACTTCGCATGGCAACCTCCACTTTGGAGGACTGGATACCCCTATAATTCAGATACGGAAAAAGACAAAAGGAGTCCGTTACTCATGAGATTTTAACGCTCTTTTGGCTCTCACTATTTCTTGAAGTAAAAAAGCCCCGCTCTCATTCCATTACTCTGTTCCCAAACGGTCCATCTGCTTGCCAAGCAACCTGAGATGCGCCTTCTCTTCACGTGCCAACAACTGCAAAGCTTCCTTTGTCTCTTCGCTCTCCGCCCGTCTGGCACATCGAATATAATAATCCATCGCCTGAGCTTCTATCATGGAGGCAAGTTGGAGAATGCCATGCTCGTCGTCAAAAGCTCCACCGAATTCCTCGACAAATTCTTCCAGATTGACGCCCCCCTCTCCCAGTCCCCCGACATCCTTCATAATCTTTTTTTCAAAACTCTCTTGGCTAAGAGACAGAGTGACCGCCTTCTTGTATAATGTGAAAAGTGTTTTTTTGTGACGATCCTCAAATCCTGCGAGGGTCATGAACAGATCTTTCTGCTCCGGAGTTTCTGCCTGCTCCCCTTGTCGGGCGTAAAAGCCTTGAAGAGTGTTCTCCATGGCATAGGCCTTTCCTATGATTTCACCAACGGATTCAGAACCGGAAAAAACGACCATTCCAAGCTCCATGGGACCAAAAGCACTCTGGCCGTTCCAAGCCATGGCGCCCCCCACCATATTGATAAGCGATTTGTACCCATGCCCTTCCAGAAGGGTGGCAGCAGCCATACTTCGTCCTCCAGAGGCACAATAGGCGAGTACCGGTTTAAACGTATCAATCTCACCCAACCGATCCGCCAATTCAGTCAAGGGGATGAGGATTGCTCCAGGCAAATGAAACTCCTCATATTCCCAAGCCTGCCGAACATCGAGCAGCGTGAAATCCTCAGGTTTGCGACGCTCGATAAACTCTCTTGCCTGATCCACATTCATCATCTGTATCGACTGTGTCATGATGGCCTCACTGAATGAAAAAAAAGAAAAACAATTCTCGCAAGCATATGGCATGAAACAGGAGAGCGTCAACACAGGAGCAGAAAATCTAAACAAGGGCCAGGCCAATGCCCCCCGAACCAAGCAGAAATGCGACCAGAGTGTCGCCAGCACTCCACTCAAAATCAGGCTCCCAGGCATCAGCCGACTCAAGTCTGCGACCGGCAATGACAAGAGTTTGACTCCATGTTTTCTGGCCCAGATTCCGAATCATGGCTTGAGGAAGGATTATCATGCGTTGGACGAAGCAACAATGAGGACACCGCCGGGCCAGCGTCATTTTCACTTGATTCATTGTAGCAAGGCATAAAGGCAAAAAATGCACCATCAATGAAAGTGAAAGTGCCAACTTCCAGGACCGCTCCTTCCCAAGAACAGGCCGGACACCCCAGGTCACAGCAAGGCCAAGTTCTCTTGGTGAGGTTGTGAGAGCCAACCCAAGGCCCAAAAGCAAAAGTCCACCCAATCGTAATCCTAAAATTGCACCGCCCCGAAGAATTTCAGCCCAGCCAAGTCCCGCCAGACTATCCAGTCCCATCTTGATGGCAATCCAAAGAAACAAAAACGTCCAAAGACTTCGGACCATGCCACCCCCTAACGGTTCCGCACGACTGACCCTTCTCATAAGGATTAGCAAACAAAGAACACAGGCAAATACAGCCATGGGCGAGAACCACCACATACATGGACCGAAAACTAAAACGGTCGCCATCTTGAGACGAGCATCGAGTGTTGTCAGATGGATCATTTGGCCTCTTCCCAAGGCATGATGCCGAGTCCCGCATTCCATGAACACGGCGGACGGACCCCATACGCGGCCACATGATCCAGGACCACCTCAGCCGGACCATTCAGGACAAGCCGACCGTGGTCAAGGACAGCCAGTTCATCAACAATATCAACAAAACATTCAAGATCATGCGATGAAACCACCTGCGTCAAACCTTTGGACTTATTCTCAAGAATCATCCTGCGCATTTCGCGCATTCCAGGATAATCCAGTCCACTAAACGGCTCATCGAGCAAAACAACTTGGGGGTTATCCAAAAGAGCAGCAGCAAGACAGACCTTGCGCTTCATGCCCCAAGAGAGAGATTGAACAGATTTATCCCACACATCGAGAAGAGAGAATCTGGCTGCTATCTCCTTGGCTTTCTTAACAGCTTCATCAGTTCGTTTTCGACCCAGCAGCAAGTCCTCTTCCACTGTGGAGCCGAGTATCTGTAAGTCTGCATCCTGCATGACCATACGGCAGATAGAACGTATTTTTTTTTCATCTCCCGGACTGACCAAATCTCCCATGGACAAGGTCCCCTTACCTGGAGAAAACAGGCCTGCCATAAGAGACATCAGGGTGGATTTACCGCTACCATTGGCTCCCACAAGCCCAATGAGTGCGCCATGATCCATGTTCATGGTTACCGACGACAAGGCTTTTCCGCCAGAAGGATACAAATAATCTAT comes from the Pseudodesulfovibrio piezophilus C1TLV30 genome and includes:
- a CDS encoding patatin-like phospholipase family protein, which translates into the protein MAKKKSISLVLGSGGARGLAHIGIIKWLEENDYEIKAIAGCSMGALVGGIHAIGQLDEFETWVRGITKTDMLALMDVSFGMDGLIKGDRIINTLRNLVGEALIEDLPVEFTAVAANISKRKEVWFRQGPVFEAIKASISLPLIFKPYRLNGDDLIDGGILNPVPIAPTFSNQTEYTVAVNLCAPQVEGIEISSSKHREEPSGDRSIVSNAIRDFATTLTDKLTQSRVDIRAYEIVYKSFDAMQGTIARQKIAAYPPDCLLEIPANLCSMMEFDAAAPLIEFGYKKAARELPDKLCD
- the thrC gene encoding threonine synthase produces the protein MTADLFPSYRGDMEYFCLGCGKRFPTDELYYTCPDCGGVFLLENLAFDELKKTSGEEWRAIFDARAASKKTALRGIFRFYELMAPVIDEEDIVYLGEGNTPIIESSPTLRECTGIRTAYKNDGQNPSASFKDRGMACGFSYLRALIRKHGWDQILTVCASTGDTSAAAALYASYVGDAIQSVVILPHGKVTPAQLAQPLGSGAVVLEVPGVFDDCMKVVEHLADNYRVALLNSKNAWRILGQESYAFECAQWFDWDLKDKCIFVPIGNAGNVTAIMAGFLKLHDLGIITDLPRIFGVQSHHADPVYRYYAVDNPDERHYAPVTVTPSVAQAAMIGNPVSFPRVKYFAEKFEHIGGKDSFQIIQVTEQQIMDSMIQANRNGHIACTQGGETFAGAKRALGLGLLSEKELCILDSTAHQLKFVDFQNMYFDNTFPPEFEVSPDTSLANRPELVISPEEKATLSADEYTRTTADTIVAKLGLKKK
- a CDS encoding TlyA family RNA methyltransferase, giving the protein MAKKQRADQLLTGAGLAESREKAKRQIMAGKVHYIENGQKIPVAKPGQQFPPETEFVVPEENQYVSRGAYKILTAIEEFSINFEGKTALDAGASTGGFTDCMLQHGAVRVYAADVGYGQLHEKLRQDSRVINLERTNIRHATAELIPEQIDVIVADVSFISLIKILPACMQFLKPGGELVVLIKPQFELGPGQTDKGVVRDEGLRQQAVQLVTNFCSEELTLTIKGIVPSKILGPKGNQEYMAYMQAPV
- a CDS encoding rhodanese-like domain-containing protein; the encoded protein is MTQSIQMMNVDQAREFIERRKPEDFTLLDVRQAWEYEEFHLPGAILIPLTELADRLGEIDTFKPVLAYCASGGRSMAAATLLEGHGYKSLINMVGGAMAWNGQSAFGPMELGMVVFSGSESVGEIIGKAYAMENTLQGFYARQGEQAETPEQKDLFMTLAGFEDRHKKTLFTLYKKAVTLSLSQESFEKKIMKDVGGLGEGGVNLEEFVEEFGGAFDDEHGILQLASMIEAQAMDYYIRCARRAESEETKEALQLLAREEKAHLRLLGKQMDRLGTE
- a CDS encoding energy-coupling factor ABC transporter ATP-binding protein — protein: MIALSGIDYLYPSGGKALSSVTMNMDHGALIGLVGANGSGKSTLMSLMAGLFSPGKGTLSMGDLVSPGDEKKIRSICRMVMQDADLQILGSTVEEDLLLGRKRTDEAVKKAKEIAARFSLLDVWDKSVQSLSWGMKRKVCLAAALLDNPQVVLLDEPFSGLDYPGMREMRRMILENKSKGLTQVVSSHDLECFVDIVDELAVLDHGRLVLNGPAEVVLDHVAAYGVRPPCSWNAGLGIMPWEEAK